The Geothrix oryzae DNA window CATCTCGGGGGCGCTGAAGCCAGGCGTGCCCTTCTCCACCAGGAAGCCGCGGATGCCATCCTCGGTCTGGGCCCACACCACGGCCACATCGGCCACGGTGCCGTTGGTGATCCACATCTTGGTGCCGTTGATGCGCCACTTGCCGCCGGGTTCCTTCACGGCCTTGGTGAGCATGCCGCCGGGGTTCGAGCCGAAGTCGGGCTCGGTGAGGCCGAAGCAGCCGACCTTCTCGCCCGCGGCCAGCTTGGGCAGCCAGTGCTTCTTCTGCTCCTCGCTGCCGTAGGCGTAGATGGGCCACATGACGAGGCTACCCTGCACGGAGGCGAAGGAGCGGAGGCCGGAATCACCCCGCTCCAACTCGTACATCAGGAGGCCGTAGGCCACATTGGAGACACCCATGCAGCCGTACTCCTCGGGCAGCGAGGGGCCGTAGAAGCCCAGCTCACCCATCTTGCGGATGAGCTGCTTGGGGAAGGTCTGTTCCTGGGCGTGCTTCTCGATGATGGGCAGCACCTCGGCGTTCACGAACTTCCGCGCGGTCTCGCGGATCATCCGTTCTTCCTCGGTGAGCAGGCCCTCGAAGCCCATGTAGTCGGTGATGTGGGTGAAGGTGGCGTAGGCGCCGGCCATGGTGACCTCCTGGAATGCCCTGAAGCCTCGGGCGGGTTGGCAATACGGCGCTGCAGCAGCGCGCCGGGGCCAGTCTATCGCCCCGTCAAAACCCATTCAGCAGGCCACCCTCAGCCGAGCCGCGCTTTCCTGTCGCAGCAGGAATCACCTTGACG harbors:
- a CDS encoding acyl-CoA dehydrogenase family protein, with product MAGAYATFTHITDYMGFEGLLTEEERMIRETARKFVNAEVLPIIEKHAQEQTFPKQLIRKMGELGFYGPSLPEEYGCMGVSNVAYGLLMYELERGDSGLRSFASVQGSLVMWPIYAYGSEEQKKHWLPKLAAGEKVGCFGLTEPDFGSNPGGMLTKAVKEPGGKWRINGTKMWITNGTVADVAVVWAQTEDGIRGFLVEKGTPGFSAPEMKGKWSLRASTTSELVLEDVIVDEKTSLLPHVKGLKGPLGCLTQARYGIAWGALGAADACYQCALDYAKTRIQFDKPIASYQLQQEKLAWMVTELTKGQLLVHQLGRLKDAKTYTPAQVSMAKMNNVNVSLEICRKARTILGANGILDEYPVMRHMANLESVYTYEGTHDMHTLIIGQEVTGIPAYR